One region of Chitinophaga varians genomic DNA includes:
- the ilvA gene encoding threonine ammonia-lyase IlvA, giving the protein MSSNLISGVSPLNILDASVKLKPVVNRTPLTYSATLSRRYNCDVYLKREDMQIVRSYKLRGAYNLISSLPADLLAKGVTCASAGNHAQGFAYACKAMNIKGVVFMPIITPKQKVNQVNMFGGDNIEIRLTGDTFDDCSTEAQAFTAAHGMTFIPPFDNAKIIEGQGTVAVEILEDQTNIDYLFVPVGGGGLAAGTGTYFRTYSPKTRIIGIEPEGAPSMLRAFENGGPVTLDEIERFVDGAAVKRVGTLNYQICREVLDEMHLVPEGMVCSTILKLYNEDAIVVEPAGALSITALQDYAEEIKGKKVVCIISGSNNDIDRMQEIKERSLLYEGLKHYFIVRFAQRPGALREFLNHILGPNDDITRFEFIQKHNKETGPALVGIELKCREDYDTLIANFRKYNFQFTELNKDDNLFGYLV; this is encoded by the coding sequence ATGTCCTCTAACTTAATATCTGGCGTTAGCCCGCTCAATATCCTCGATGCATCGGTGAAATTGAAGCCTGTGGTGAACCGCACGCCGTTGACTTATAGCGCTACGCTTTCCCGTCGCTATAACTGTGATGTATATCTGAAAAGAGAGGATATGCAGATTGTACGCTCCTACAAACTCCGCGGGGCCTACAACCTGATTAGCAGCCTGCCCGCCGATCTGCTGGCCAAAGGCGTTACCTGCGCCAGCGCAGGCAACCATGCACAAGGCTTTGCCTATGCCTGTAAAGCCATGAACATCAAAGGCGTGGTTTTCATGCCGATCATCACACCAAAGCAAAAAGTAAATCAGGTCAATATGTTCGGGGGCGATAACATCGAAATACGCCTCACCGGTGATACTTTCGATGACTGCTCCACAGAAGCACAGGCCTTCACCGCTGCCCATGGGATGACTTTCATTCCCCCTTTTGATAACGCTAAAATTATTGAAGGGCAAGGCACCGTGGCAGTGGAAATTCTGGAAGACCAGACCAACATCGATTACCTGTTTGTCCCCGTAGGCGGTGGTGGCCTCGCTGCCGGTACCGGCACCTACTTCAGGACTTACAGCCCTAAAACCCGCATCATAGGTATTGAACCGGAAGGCGCCCCTTCCATGCTCCGCGCCTTTGAAAATGGCGGCCCGGTGACCCTCGATGAAATTGAACGTTTTGTAGACGGCGCTGCGGTAAAAAGAGTAGGGACGCTCAACTACCAAATATGCCGCGAAGTGCTGGATGAAATGCACCTCGTGCCGGAAGGTATGGTGTGCTCCACTATCCTCAAACTGTACAATGAAGACGCCATCGTGGTAGAACCTGCCGGCGCGCTCTCTATCACAGCCCTTCAGGACTATGCGGAAGAAATCAAGGGGAAAAAAGTAGTCTGCATTATCAGCGGCAGCAATAACGATATCGACCGCATGCAGGAAATAAAGGAACGCTCACTGCTGTACGAAGGACTGAAGCATTACTTTATTGTACGCTTTGCACAGCGCCCGGGCGCACTCAGGGAATTCCTGAACCATATCCTGGGGCCTAACGACGATATCACCCGCTTTGAATTCATTCAGAAACATAATAAGGAAACAGGCCCCGCACTGGTAGGCATAGAACTGAAGTGCAGGGAGGATTATGATACCCTCATCGCCAACTTCCGGAAATATAATTTTCAGTTCACCGAACTGAATAAAGATGATAACCTGTTTGGTTATCTTGTTTAG